From the genome of Nakamurella flavida, one region includes:
- a CDS encoding ABC transporter ATP-binding protein, with the protein MSDPGGLRAGSDHGEQNRADENAEFVSSDKDLPGGVTEEPVIVDVAEVNPQLADPEVVAEMVAPTRAIATDVGADLLQMKDVTMKFGGLTALDAVTFEIRRGEILGLIGPNGAGKTTCFNAMTGVYKPTSGDVIFDGRPLGALKRNQITRRGIARTFQNIRLFSEMTALENVVVGTDARHRTSVPGALFRSSRHRREEKDAIERSMALLEFVGVGGRATEKARNLPYGDQRRLEIARALATEPKLLCLDEPAAGFNPAEKAALMDLIRKIRDDGYTVLLIEHDMRLVMGVTDRIVVLEFGKKIAEGAPAEIRDNPAVIAAYLGVPDDASA; encoded by the coding sequence ATGAGCGATCCCGGCGGCCTGCGGGCCGGATCGGATCACGGCGAGCAGAACCGCGCCGACGAGAACGCCGAGTTCGTCAGCTCCGACAAGGATCTGCCCGGTGGGGTGACCGAGGAGCCAGTCATCGTCGACGTGGCCGAGGTCAACCCGCAGCTGGCCGACCCGGAGGTGGTCGCCGAGATGGTCGCCCCCACCCGGGCCATCGCCACCGACGTCGGGGCCGACCTGCTGCAGATGAAGGACGTCACCATGAAGTTCGGTGGCCTCACCGCGCTCGACGCGGTGACCTTCGAGATCCGCCGTGGCGAGATCCTCGGCCTGATCGGGCCGAACGGCGCCGGCAAGACCACCTGCTTCAACGCGATGACCGGTGTGTACAAGCCGACCTCGGGCGACGTGATCTTCGACGGGCGGCCGCTGGGGGCGCTCAAGCGCAACCAGATCACCCGCCGCGGCATCGCTCGGACGTTCCAGAACATCCGGCTGTTCAGCGAGATGACCGCACTGGAGAACGTCGTCGTCGGCACCGACGCGCGCCACAGGACGTCCGTTCCCGGGGCGCTGTTCCGCTCCTCCCGGCACCGCCGGGAGGAGAAGGACGCCATCGAGCGCAGCATGGCACTGCTCGAGTTCGTCGGCGTGGGGGGCCGGGCCACCGAGAAGGCCCGCAACCTGCCCTACGGCGACCAGCGTCGGCTGGAGATCGCCCGGGCGCTGGCCACCGAGCCCAAGCTGCTGTGCCTGGACGAGCCGGCGGCCGGCTTCAACCCGGCCGAGAAGGCCGCGCTGATGGACCTGATCCGCAAGATCCGTGACGACGGGTACACCGTCCTGCTCATCGAGCACGACATGCGCCTGGTCATGGGCGTCACCGACCGCATCGTGGTGCTCGAGTTCGGCAAGAAGATTGCCGAGGGTGCCCCCGCGGAGATCCGCGACAACCCGGCGGTCATCGCCGCCTACCTGGGAGTGCCCGACGATGCCTCTGCTTGA
- a CDS encoding branched-chain amino acid ABC transporter permease → MSTPVNERPHGGVGDRFRLWWNALARPVQWAVGVPFILLLAVLPVLNLPVITTEGTNFGAVMAQFGMYALLAIGLNVVVGQAGLLDLGYVGFYAVGAYTVALLTSPDSPWNQTGPDGWLSTRWAWLAVLPIAVAVTALSGLLLGSPTLRLRGDYLAIVTLGFGEIVRLLADNLGDITGGGRGLSQVAFPRLGTSETDQLGVFSAGNVSGTVNSGTWWYWLSILLIVVILVFVGNLERSRVGRAWVAIREDEDAAEIMGVPTFKFKLWAFTIGASIGGISGALYAGQVQFVTPTNFNVINSVLFLCAVVLGGQGNKLGVILGAFIIVYLPNFFLGRTELFGIAIDGNAISNYKYLFFGVALMILMIFRPQGLIPARQKLLTYGRQLYVAARRRPTEGLSDHVTEGAR, encoded by the coding sequence ATGAGCACCCCGGTGAACGAGCGCCCGCACGGCGGGGTCGGCGACCGCTTCCGGCTGTGGTGGAACGCGCTGGCCCGGCCGGTGCAGTGGGCCGTCGGCGTGCCGTTCATCCTCCTGCTGGCCGTGCTGCCCGTGCTGAACCTGCCCGTCATCACCACCGAGGGCACCAACTTCGGTGCGGTCATGGCCCAGTTCGGCATGTACGCCCTGCTGGCCATCGGCCTGAACGTGGTCGTCGGCCAGGCCGGCCTGCTCGACCTCGGCTACGTCGGTTTCTACGCGGTCGGCGCCTACACCGTCGCCCTGCTGACCAGCCCGGACAGTCCGTGGAACCAGACCGGGCCGGACGGGTGGCTGTCGACCCGCTGGGCCTGGCTCGCCGTGCTGCCGATCGCCGTCGCGGTGACGGCGTTGTCCGGCCTGCTGCTCGGATCCCCGACCCTGCGCCTGCGCGGCGACTACCTGGCCATCGTCACTCTCGGGTTCGGCGAGATCGTCCGGCTGCTCGCCGACAACCTCGGCGACATCACCGGTGGCGGTCGCGGTCTGTCCCAGGTGGCGTTCCCGCGGCTCGGTACGTCCGAGACCGATCAGCTCGGCGTCTTCTCCGCCGGCAACGTCTCCGGCACCGTCAACTCCGGCACCTGGTGGTACTGGCTGTCCATCCTGCTGATCGTGGTCATCCTGGTGTTCGTGGGGAACCTCGAGCGCTCCCGGGTCGGCCGGGCCTGGGTCGCGATCCGCGAGGACGAGGACGCGGCCGAGATCATGGGCGTGCCCACGTTCAAGTTCAAGCTGTGGGCGTTCACCATCGGGGCCTCGATCGGCGGCATCTCCGGCGCGCTCTACGCCGGCCAGGTGCAGTTCGTGACCCCGACCAACTTCAACGTCATCAACTCGGTGCTGTTCCTGTGCGCGGTGGTTCTCGGCGGTCAGGGCAACAAGCTCGGTGTCATCCTCGGTGCGTTCATCATCGTGTACCTGCCCAACTTCTTCCTGGGCCGCACGGAGCTGTTCGGCATCGCCATCGACGGCAACGCGATCTCCAACTACAAGTACCTGTTCTTCGGTGTGGCGCTGATGATCCTCATGATCTTCCGGCCGCAGGGGCTGATCCCGGCCCGGCAGAAGCTGCTGACCTACGGCCGCCAGCTGTACGTCGCCGCCCGCCGTCGGCCGACCGAAGGACTGTCCGACCACGTCACGGAGGGGGCGAGATGA
- a CDS encoding glutamate synthase subunit beta, with the protein MADPTGFLKHGRHTPARRPVDLRLRDYREVYEPFSEQDTRIQAARCMDCGIPFCHNGCPLGNLIPEWNDLVRTDRWAEAAERLHATNNFPEFTGRLCPAPCEASCVLAIGDDAVAIKLVEQEIADRSIADGGLAPRPAQVRTGRSVAVVGSGPAGLAAAQQLARAGHDVTVYERDARIGGLMRYGIPEFKMDREVLDRRLEQMVGEGVTFVAGVSVGTDFTLDELRARFDAVVLATGATVPRELEIEGRHLDGIHLAMDYLTQQNQVLEGTRDAVDITAQGKKVVIIGGGDTGADCYGTALRQGAESVTQLDIHIRPPETRHSSTPWPTYPLMLRTSAAHEEGGERIFGVNSTTFEGRDGHVTGLHLLSGRRIPGGFEPTPGSDAHLEADLVLIALGFTGPEQEGLLDQLGVGMTSRGWIDRDAQYMTSVPGVFVAGDAGRGQSLIVWAIAEGRSAAAGVDAYLAGGSSFLPDPVHPTAVALR; encoded by the coding sequence GTGGCTGATCCCACCGGCTTTCTCAAGCACGGCCGGCACACCCCGGCCCGGCGTCCGGTCGACCTGCGTCTGCGGGACTACCGCGAGGTCTACGAGCCCTTCTCCGAGCAGGACACCCGTATCCAGGCCGCGCGCTGCATGGACTGTGGGATCCCGTTCTGCCACAACGGATGTCCGCTGGGGAACCTCATCCCGGAGTGGAACGACCTGGTGCGCACCGACCGGTGGGCCGAGGCGGCCGAGCGGCTGCACGCCACGAACAACTTCCCGGAGTTCACCGGGCGGTTGTGCCCGGCGCCGTGCGAGGCGTCCTGCGTCCTGGCCATCGGTGACGACGCGGTGGCCATCAAGCTGGTCGAGCAGGAGATCGCCGATCGCTCCATCGCCGACGGCGGCCTGGCGCCCCGGCCGGCGCAGGTCCGCACCGGCCGCAGTGTGGCCGTGGTGGGCTCCGGGCCGGCCGGTCTGGCCGCCGCTCAGCAGTTGGCCCGGGCCGGTCACGACGTGACGGTCTACGAGCGGGACGCACGCATCGGCGGCCTCATGCGCTACGGCATCCCCGAGTTCAAGATGGACCGCGAGGTGCTGGACCGGCGCCTGGAGCAGATGGTCGGCGAGGGTGTCACCTTCGTCGCCGGGGTGTCCGTGGGGACCGACTTCACCCTGGACGAGCTGCGGGCCCGGTTCGACGCCGTGGTGCTGGCCACCGGGGCGACCGTGCCGCGCGAACTGGAGATCGAGGGTCGTCACCTCGACGGCATCCATCTGGCGATGGACTACCTGACCCAGCAGAACCAGGTGCTCGAGGGCACCCGGGACGCGGTGGACATCACCGCGCAGGGCAAGAAGGTCGTGATCATCGGCGGCGGTGACACCGGCGCCGACTGCTACGGCACGGCCCTGCGCCAGGGCGCCGAGTCGGTCACCCAGCTCGACATCCACATCCGTCCGCCGGAGACCCGCCACTCCTCGACGCCGTGGCCCACCTACCCGCTGATGCTGCGCACGTCGGCGGCCCACGAGGAGGGCGGCGAGCGCATCTTCGGCGTCAACTCGACGACGTTCGAGGGTCGGGACGGGCACGTCACCGGACTGCACCTGCTGTCCGGCCGGCGCATCCCGGGCGGGTTCGAGCCGACCCCCGGTTCGGACGCGCACCTGGAGGCCGATCTGGTCCTCATCGCACTGGGCTTCACCGGCCCGGAGCAGGAGGGCCTGCTCGACCAGCTCGGGGTCGGCATGACCTCCCGGGGATGGATCGACCGGGACGCCCAGTACATGACCTCGGTCCCCGGGGTCTTCGTCGCCGGGGACGCCGGGCGCGGGCAGAGCCTCATCGTCTGGGCCATCGCCGAGGGCCGTTCGGCCGCGGCCGGGGTGGACGCCTACCTGGCCGGGGGGTCCTCGTTCCTGCCCGACCCGGTGCACCCCACGGCCGTCGCCCTCCGCTGA
- the pyk gene encoding pyruvate kinase, producing MDRRAKIVCTLGPATSSLEAITSLIEAGMNVARMNFSHGDYKDHQAVHGHVRAAAERLGKTVGILADLQGPKIRLGRFTDGPHLWATGDVVTITVDDIEGTKDRVSTTYKGLATDARPGDRLLIDDGKVGLVVLEVKGTDVVCSVTEGGPVSNNKGISLPGMNVSVPAMSEKDIEDLKFALELGVDFIALSFVRSPEDVTLVHHVMDEVGANRVPVIAKIEKPEAVANLHAIVLAFDGIMVARGDLGVELPLEQVPLVQKRAVQIARENAKPVIVATQMLESMIEHSRPTRAEASDVANAVLDGADAVMLSGETSVGKFPFVTVATMARIIEAVESESVMAPPLTHTPRTRGGVLSFAARDIGERVGAKALVAFTYSGDTIRRLSRLHTRLPVLAFTPLASVRNQLSLTWGTQTFEVASVETTDEMVSLVDQAMLRAPGYEHGDTVVIVAGAPPNTPGSTNLIRVHRLGYDD from the coding sequence ATGGATCGCCGCGCGAAAATCGTCTGCACACTGGGACCCGCCACCTCCTCCCTGGAGGCGATCACCTCGTTGATCGAGGCCGGGATGAACGTGGCTCGGATGAACTTCAGCCACGGGGACTACAAGGACCACCAGGCGGTGCACGGCCACGTCCGCGCCGCCGCCGAACGCCTGGGCAAGACCGTCGGCATTCTCGCCGACCTGCAGGGCCCGAAGATCCGCCTCGGTCGCTTCACCGACGGCCCCCACCTGTGGGCCACCGGCGACGTCGTCACCATCACGGTGGACGACATCGAGGGCACCAAGGACCGGGTCTCCACCACCTACAAGGGTCTGGCCACCGACGCCCGTCCGGGCGACCGCCTGCTCATCGACGACGGCAAGGTCGGCCTCGTCGTGCTCGAGGTCAAGGGCACCGACGTGGTCTGCTCGGTCACCGAGGGCGGCCCCGTCTCCAACAACAAGGGCATCTCGCTGCCCGGCATGAACGTCTCGGTGCCGGCCATGTCCGAGAAGGACATCGAGGACCTGAAGTTCGCCCTCGAGCTGGGCGTCGACTTCATCGCGCTGTCCTTCGTGCGTTCGCCGGAGGACGTGACGCTGGTCCACCACGTCATGGACGAGGTGGGCGCGAACCGCGTGCCGGTCATCGCCAAGATCGAGAAGCCCGAGGCCGTGGCCAACCTGCACGCCATCGTGCTGGCCTTCGACGGCATCATGGTCGCCCGTGGCGACCTGGGCGTCGAGCTGCCGCTGGAGCAGGTGCCGCTGGTGCAGAAGCGCGCGGTGCAGATCGCCCGCGAGAACGCCAAGCCGGTCATCGTGGCGACCCAGATGCTCGAGTCGATGATCGAGCACTCCCGCCCGACCCGCGCCGAGGCCTCCGACGTCGCCAACGCCGTGCTCGACGGCGCGGACGCGGTGATGCTCTCCGGGGAGACCTCGGTCGGCAAGTTCCCGTTCGTCACCGTGGCGACGATGGCCCGCATCATCGAGGCCGTCGAGTCCGAGTCCGTGATGGCCCCGCCGCTGACCCACACCCCGCGCACCCGCGGTGGCGTGCTGTCCTTCGCGGCGCGCGACATCGGCGAGCGGGTCGGCGCGAAGGCGCTCGTCGCCTTCACCTATTCCGGCGACACCATCCGTCGCCTGTCCCGGCTGCACACCCGGCTCCCCGTGCTCGCCTTCACCCCGCTGGCCTCGGTGCGCAACCAGCTCTCGCTCACCTGGGGCACCCAGACCTTCGAGGTCGCCTCGGTGGAGACCACCGACGAGATGGTCAGCCTGGTCGACCAGGCCATGCTGCGGGCCCCCGGGTACGAGCACGGCGACACGGTCGTCATCGTGGCCGGCGCGCCGCCGAACACGCCCGGCTCGACCAACCTGATCCGGGTGCACCGCCTCGGGTACGACGACTGA
- a CDS encoding ANTAR domain-containing response regulator, giving the protein MTAPRRVLIAEDEALIRLDLAEMLTEEGFEVVGEAGDGEQAVALAQELRPDLVILDVKMPKKDGIDAAAEIVTAQIAPVVILTAFSQRDLIERARDAGAMAYLVKPFSKSDLLPAIELAVARYAETAALREEVADITQRLEARKIIDRAKGLLMTHQKMTEPEAFRWIQRTAMDRRTSMQAVATAVLEGLAAKS; this is encoded by the coding sequence ATGACCGCTCCACGTCGCGTCCTGATCGCCGAGGACGAAGCGCTGATCCGGCTCGACCTCGCCGAGATGCTGACCGAGGAAGGCTTCGAGGTCGTGGGTGAGGCCGGCGACGGCGAGCAGGCGGTCGCGCTCGCCCAGGAACTGCGCCCCGACCTGGTCATCCTCGACGTCAAAATGCCCAAGAAGGACGGGATCGACGCCGCTGCGGAGATCGTCACCGCCCAGATCGCGCCCGTGGTCATCCTGACTGCGTTCTCCCAGCGGGATCTGATCGAGCGGGCCCGGGACGCGGGTGCGATGGCCTACCTGGTCAAGCCGTTCTCCAAGTCCGATCTGCTGCCGGCGATCGAACTGGCCGTGGCGCGCTACGCCGAGACGGCCGCGCTCCGCGAGGAGGTCGCCGACATCACCCAGCGGCTGGAGGCGCGCAAGATCATCGACCGCGCCAAGGGCCTGCTGATGACGCACCAGAAGATGACCGAGCCCGAGGCCTTCCGCTGGATCCAGCGCACCGCGATGGACCGCCGGACCTCGATGCAGGCCGTGGCCACCGCCGTCCTCGAGGGCCTGGCCGCGAAGAGCTGA
- a CDS encoding acyl-CoA thioesterase — MSTRPELQRDVDGVPRGQLVLDGLLQLLALQQLGEDLFRGVSPERSPVRVFGGQVAAQALTAAGRTVGADRPVHSLHGYFVRAGDPRIPIDYQVERIRDGRSFTTRRVTALQGEQVIFTMAASFQVREVGVDHATAAPVTPDPESLPTYAERVAPFQDQLSGWGRFPRPFDVRYVNDPPWQSRLAGPRPGLRNQVWFRPDGVVPDDDLVHVCLLAYLSDLTLLDSLLASHALTHGTDQLQLASLDHAMWFHRPVRLDDWVLYDTESPSAAGGRGLVTGRFFARDGAMMATVVQEGLIRIR; from the coding sequence GTGAGCACCCGGCCGGAGCTGCAGCGGGACGTCGACGGCGTCCCCCGCGGGCAACTCGTCCTCGACGGCCTCCTCCAGCTGCTCGCGCTGCAGCAGCTGGGGGAGGACCTGTTCCGCGGGGTGTCGCCGGAACGCTCCCCGGTCCGGGTCTTCGGCGGGCAGGTCGCCGCGCAGGCGCTGACCGCCGCCGGCCGCACCGTCGGGGCCGACCGACCCGTGCACTCCCTGCACGGCTACTTCGTCCGGGCCGGGGATCCGCGGATCCCCATCGACTACCAGGTCGAACGCATCCGGGACGGCCGCTCCTTCACCACCCGACGGGTGACCGCGCTGCAGGGTGAGCAGGTCATCTTCACCATGGCGGCGTCCTTCCAGGTGCGCGAGGTGGGCGTCGACCACGCGACGGCGGCACCGGTCACCCCGGACCCGGAGTCGTTGCCGACCTATGCCGAGCGTGTCGCCCCGTTCCAGGACCAACTGTCCGGGTGGGGACGGTTCCCCCGGCCGTTCGACGTCCGGTACGTCAACGACCCCCCCTGGCAGTCCCGGCTCGCCGGGCCGAGGCCCGGGTTGCGCAACCAGGTCTGGTTCCGGCCCGACGGCGTCGTACCGGACGACGACCTCGTCCACGTGTGCCTGCTGGCCTATCTGTCGGACCTGACGCTGCTGGACTCGCTGCTGGCGTCCCACGCACTGACGCACGGCACCGATCAGCTGCAGCTGGCCTCGCTGGACCACGCCATGTGGTTCCACCGCCCGGTGCGGCTGGACGACTGGGTCCTGTACGACACCGAGTCGCCCAGTGCGGCCGGCGGTCGCGGTCTGGTCACCGGCCGGTTCTTCGCCCGGGACGGCGCCATGATGGCCACCGTGGTGCAGGAGGGTCTCATCCGGATCCGCTGA
- a CDS encoding branched-chain amino acid ABC transporter substrate-binding protein, producing the protein MRAALVLVAAATLTVSACGSKSTTGGAAGTTSAAGSSPASASGSASGSASGSSSAAPSGDLAINPEVQIDIDGKEVPVSTGTTAVDPAGDGSATCPAGTSIAMAGALTGPNAALGLNILYGANVAIDKHNKANPNCQVTVKQFDTEGDPQKATQVAPQIVNDASVIGLLGPAFSGETKAVGPIFSQAGLLSLTASATNPDLTKNGWTNFFRGLANDAVQGPAVAKYLVNAAGYKKVCVVKDNSDYGVGLAEEITTGLGDVADSSCAADVKTGDKDFSATASLINSAQPDAVFYAGYYAEAAPFVQQLRENGVTAAFVSADGTNDPQFVEQAGSSAEGAILSCPCGPAPEEFAAEYTALNGSAPGVYSTEGYDLATIMLTGIDSGVTDRAGLIDYVKNYTGQGLAREYKWDSTGELASSLIWIYKVG; encoded by the coding sequence ATGCGAGCGGCTCTCGTCCTCGTGGCTGCGGCCACGCTGACGGTGTCCGCCTGTGGCAGCAAGTCCACGACCGGGGGGGCAGCCGGGACGACGTCCGCGGCCGGCTCCTCCCCCGCGAGCGCGAGCGGGTCGGCCAGCGGGTCGGCATCCGGCTCCAGCAGCGCGGCCCCCAGCGGTGACCTGGCCATCAACCCCGAGGTGCAGATCGACATCGACGGCAAGGAGGTCCCGGTCAGCACCGGTACCACCGCCGTGGATCCGGCCGGCGACGGCTCGGCCACCTGCCCGGCCGGCACCTCCATCGCCATGGCGGGTGCCCTCACCGGCCCGAACGCGGCCCTGGGCCTGAACATCCTGTACGGCGCGAACGTCGCGATCGACAAGCACAACAAGGCCAACCCGAACTGCCAGGTCACCGTCAAGCAGTTCGACACCGAGGGCGATCCGCAGAAGGCCACCCAGGTCGCGCCGCAGATCGTCAACGACGCGTCGGTCATCGGCCTCCTCGGCCCGGCGTTCTCCGGTGAGACCAAGGCCGTCGGCCCGATCTTCAGCCAGGCCGGTCTGCTCTCGCTGACCGCCTCGGCGACCAACCCGGACCTGACGAAGAACGGCTGGACCAACTTCTTCCGCGGTCTGGCCAACGACGCCGTCCAGGGCCCCGCGGTCGCCAAGTACCTGGTGAACGCCGCCGGCTACAAGAAGGTCTGCGTCGTCAAGGACAACTCCGACTACGGCGTCGGCCTGGCCGAGGAGATCACCACCGGCCTCGGTGACGTGGCCGACTCGTCCTGCGCCGCCGACGTCAAGACCGGCGACAAGGACTTCTCCGCCACCGCTTCGCTGATCAACAGCGCTCAGCCCGACGCGGTGTTCTACGCGGGCTACTACGCGGAGGCCGCACCGTTCGTGCAGCAGCTGCGGGAGAACGGCGTGACCGCCGCGTTCGTCTCCGCGGACGGCACCAACGATCCGCAGTTCGTCGAGCAGGCCGGGTCCTCCGCCGAGGGCGCCATCCTGTCCTGCCCCTGTGGCCCGGCTCCCGAGGAGTTCGCCGCCGAGTACACGGCCCTGAACGGGTCCGCTCCCGGCGTCTACTCCACCGAGGGCTACGACCTCGCCACGATCATGCTGACCGGGATCGACTCCGGCGTCACCGATCGCGCCGGGCTGATCGACTACGTGAAGAACTACACGGGCCAGGGCCTGGCCCGCGAGTACAAGTGGGACTCCACCGGCGAGCTCGCTTCCTCGTTGATCTGGATCTACAAGGTCGGCTGA
- a CDS encoding branched-chain amino acid ABC transporter permease: MSTLLALGADYLSAPAINFNIEALGANFWQLTIEGLAYGAVYALVAVGYTLVYGVLRLINFAHSEIFMLGMFGQYAALMMLGFSPAGNAYSEGALLTIVYLILALVVGMLISGGAAVGLERIAYRPLRKRNAPSLVFLITAIGASFVLQEFVHFVLPKLTGDELGGVNAQQPIRLVEQKEQFTIFGASVTNVTLIIVISALVLALATDLFVNRTKFGRGIRAVAQDPTTATLMGVSRERVIMLTFLIGGMLAGAAALLYTLRVPNGIIYSGGFILGIKAFCAAVLGGIGNLRGALIGGLLLGVMENYGQILFGTAWRDVVAFVLLILVLMFRPTGILGETLGRARA; encoded by the coding sequence ATGAGCACACTGCTGGCCCTGGGAGCTGACTACCTCAGCGCCCCGGCCATCAACTTCAACATCGAGGCGCTCGGTGCGAACTTCTGGCAGTTGACGATCGAGGGACTGGCCTACGGGGCGGTCTACGCGCTGGTGGCGGTGGGGTACACGCTGGTCTACGGCGTCCTGCGGTTGATCAACTTCGCGCACTCGGAGATCTTCATGCTGGGCATGTTCGGCCAGTACGCGGCGCTGATGATGTTGGGCTTCAGCCCGGCCGGCAACGCCTATTCCGAGGGCGCCCTGCTGACGATCGTCTATCTGATCCTCGCCCTGGTGGTGGGCATGCTGATCTCCGGCGGTGCCGCCGTCGGGTTGGAGCGCATCGCCTACCGCCCGCTCCGCAAGCGCAACGCCCCGTCGCTGGTCTTCCTCATCACCGCGATCGGGGCGTCGTTCGTGCTGCAGGAGTTCGTGCACTTCGTCCTGCCCAAGCTCACCGGCGACGAACTGGGCGGCGTCAACGCCCAGCAGCCGATCCGGCTGGTGGAGCAGAAGGAGCAGTTCACGATCTTCGGCGCCTCGGTCACCAACGTCACGCTGATCATCGTGATCTCGGCACTGGTGCTGGCCCTGGCCACCGACCTGTTCGTCAACCGCACCAAGTTCGGCCGCGGCATCCGCGCCGTCGCGCAGGACCCGACCACGGCCACCTTGATGGGCGTCTCCCGTGAGCGCGTCATCATGCTGACCTTCCTCATCGGCGGCATGCTCGCCGGTGCTGCCGCGCTCCTGTACACCCTGCGGGTCCCCAACGGCATCATCTACTCGGGCGGCTTCATCCTGGGCATCAAGGCGTTCTGCGCCGCGGTGCTCGGTGGCATCGGCAACCTGCGTGGTGCGCTGATCGGTGGTCTGCTGCTGGGGGTCATGGAGAACTACGGCCAGATCCTCTTCGGCACGGCCTGGCGCGACGTCGTCGCCTTCGTCCTGCTGATCCTCGTCCTGATGTTCCGGCCCACCGGCATCCTCGGTGAGACTCTCGGAAGGGCACGCGCATGA
- a CDS encoding DUF1802 family protein: protein MHPSTPAPHPSTPALKEWAAVVHALLAGRQTVLLRKGGIGEKRFTLDAESFLLFPTTAHSHAESTRPEHHDLLTAGENDCRGGHVVIRARLDVVEAIEVRRPEAVAELEPFHVFTTASVVANRIDFRPRRALAVLVVRARPVLEPVVLTREERFGGCVSWVDLPVGEAIAGPAAVDDEELHRVGRTVRQAVG, encoded by the coding sequence ATGCACCCGTCGACCCCGGCACCGCACCCGTCGACCCCGGCACTGAAGGAATGGGCGGCGGTGGTGCACGCGCTGCTCGCCGGCCGTCAGACGGTGCTGCTGCGCAAGGGCGGCATCGGCGAGAAGCGGTTCACCCTGGACGCGGAGAGCTTCCTGCTCTTCCCGACGACCGCGCACAGCCACGCGGAATCCACCCGACCCGAGCACCACGACCTGCTGACGGCCGGCGAGAACGATTGCCGCGGCGGACATGTGGTCATCCGGGCACGGCTGGACGTGGTGGAGGCGATCGAGGTGCGCCGACCGGAGGCGGTGGCCGAGCTGGAGCCGTTCCACGTCTTCACGACCGCGTCGGTCGTCGCGAACCGCATCGACTTCCGGCCCAGGCGGGCGCTGGCCGTGCTCGTCGTCCGGGCCCGGCCGGTCCTCGAACCCGTCGTGCTCACCCGCGAGGAACGGTTCGGCGGGTGCGTGAGCTGGGTCGACCTGCCGGTGGGGGAGGCGATCGCCGGACCCGCCGCGGTCGACGACGAGGAGCTCCACCGGGTCGGGCGGACGGTGCGGCAGGCGGTCGGCTAG